In a genomic window of Polycladomyces abyssicola:
- a CDS encoding ABC transporter substrate-binding protein, which yields MKKWFGWLLTLLLVMTMGVAGCSQSPQPHADHDGKQGAYPVTLKDASGQSVTIKREPQRIVSLVPSTTEIAFSLGLDKKIVGVSSLDNYPAGAAKKEKVGDLKINVEKVVSLKPDLVLANPINGQDTIGQLRKLGLTVLVVDGQSLKGVEDSILLVGKATGAMDKARQVIAKMEQEKNHVTQKVASIPADKRVKVWIELDPTLFTAGSGTFMDELIRLAGGNNVAASQKGWPQVSAEQVVKWNPDVIIATYDTGGNKVVSQIASRSGWAGINAVKQKRIVTVNPDLVNRPGPRVTQGLKQIAQALYPQVFSAKQ from the coding sequence ATGAAGAAATGGTTTGGTTGGTTGTTGACGTTGTTGTTGGTAATGACGATGGGGGTGGCGGGCTGCTCTCAGTCGCCCCAACCGCACGCGGATCATGACGGAAAACAGGGTGCTTACCCGGTTACCCTCAAGGATGCATCCGGGCAGAGCGTAACGATCAAGCGGGAACCCCAGCGCATCGTTTCATTGGTCCCCAGCACCACGGAAATCGCGTTTTCATTGGGTCTGGACAAAAAGATCGTTGGCGTTTCATCTCTGGACAATTATCCGGCGGGTGCGGCGAAGAAGGAAAAAGTGGGAGATTTGAAGATTAATGTGGAAAAAGTAGTGTCGCTGAAGCCCGATCTGGTGCTGGCCAACCCGATAAACGGCCAGGATACGATCGGCCAATTGCGGAAACTGGGGTTAACGGTGCTGGTGGTGGACGGACAAAGCCTTAAAGGTGTAGAAGATTCGATTCTCTTGGTGGGCAAAGCGACGGGGGCCATGGACAAGGCTCGTCAGGTAATCGCAAAGATGGAACAGGAGAAAAACCATGTGACACAAAAAGTGGCTTCCATCCCGGCCGACAAGCGGGTTAAAGTGTGGATTGAGCTGGACCCGACACTGTTTACTGCCGGTTCGGGTACCTTTATGGACGAGCTGATTCGTTTGGCCGGAGGGAACAACGTGGCCGCAAGCCAAAAAGGATGGCCTCAAGTGTCGGCGGAGCAGGTCGTGAAATGGAATCCGGACGTGATCATCGCCACCTATGACACCGGCGGAAATAAAGTGGTGTCACAAATCGCCTCCCGCTCCGGATGGGCTGGGATCAACGCTGTGAAGCAAAAACGGATTGTCACGGTCAACCCGGATTTGGTCAACCGGCCCGGACCGCGGGTGACGCAAGGGCTGAAACAGATCGCGCAAGCGTTGTATCCGCAAGTGTTTAGTGCGAAACAGTAA
- a CDS encoding arsenate reductase family protein — protein MAKLKMYWYPRCGTCRKAKKFLEERGVPFEEQHIVENPPSRAELEELVRKSGLPVQKFFNTSGQKYRELNLKEKLKTMSDDEKLDLLASDGMLIKRPIVTDGERVTVGFKEEQFEENWVS, from the coding sequence ATGGCGAAGTTGAAAATGTACTGGTACCCCCGTTGCGGCACCTGTCGCAAGGCAAAAAAGTTTCTGGAGGAGCGGGGAGTTCCGTTTGAAGAGCAGCATATCGTCGAGAATCCGCCCAGCCGTGCGGAGCTGGAAGAGCTCGTCCGCAAAAGCGGCCTGCCCGTGCAGAAATTTTTCAATACGAGCGGACAAAAATACCGGGAGCTCAATCTGAAGGAAAAGTTGAAAACGATGAGCGATGATGAAAAGCTGGATTTGCTCGCCAGTGACGGCATGTTGATCAAACGGCCGATCGTCACCGACGGCGAACGGGTCACGGTGGGCTTCAAGGAAGAGCAGTTTGAGGAAAATTGGGTGAGCTGA
- a CDS encoding iron ABC transporter permease has translation MMRSKKVYWLAGLAGLLTLTVAVAVSVGSTPIPLADVWRILGRVLPGVGSMIQPPGDTSVETIVRSIRLPRVLLSVLVGASLAMAGVVYQALLRNPLADPYILGVSSGAALGAVIALLTGWGAAWLGGWNVPVFAFIGAMVALLAVLQLARVGSQMRPETLILSGVVVQAFFGAVLTFCIALSEEQLQQIQSWLMGSFALREWEHVAVVGPFLAIGTVVCWWFSRELNLFALGDRAAGHLGVSVGMVRGLLLVTASLVTAAAVSVSGTIGFVGLVVPHVMRILCGPDHRWLIPLSLLAGGVFLTGADLLARVMLAPRELPIGVVTAFVGAPFFAWLLRNHLRSRRGEGSSC, from the coding sequence ATGATGCGGAGCAAAAAAGTATATTGGTTGGCGGGTCTGGCGGGACTGCTGACGTTGACGGTGGCCGTAGCCGTATCCGTCGGCAGTACGCCGATCCCGCTGGCGGATGTATGGCGGATTCTGGGGCGGGTGTTGCCCGGAGTCGGTTCGATGATTCAACCGCCGGGCGACACGTCTGTCGAGACGATTGTGCGATCCATTCGGTTACCGCGGGTTTTGCTGTCCGTACTGGTCGGAGCATCGCTTGCCATGGCGGGTGTCGTCTATCAGGCGTTGTTGCGTAACCCGTTGGCCGATCCGTACATTCTCGGCGTCTCTTCCGGAGCGGCCCTCGGGGCGGTCATTGCACTGTTGACCGGGTGGGGAGCGGCCTGGCTGGGTGGCTGGAACGTACCTGTCTTCGCATTTATCGGTGCAATGGTGGCATTGCTGGCCGTGTTGCAATTGGCCAGGGTCGGTTCGCAGATGCGGCCGGAGACACTCATCCTGTCCGGTGTAGTCGTACAGGCGTTTTTCGGTGCGGTACTCACGTTTTGCATCGCGTTGTCCGAAGAACAACTGCAACAGATCCAGAGCTGGCTGATGGGAAGTTTCGCCCTGCGGGAATGGGAACACGTTGCCGTGGTGGGTCCGTTTCTGGCCATCGGTACCGTGGTGTGCTGGTGGTTTAGCCGGGAGTTAAACCTGTTTGCGTTGGGCGATCGGGCAGCGGGGCATCTCGGCGTGTCCGTCGGGATGGTGCGCGGACTGTTGTTGGTGACGGCATCACTTGTTACCGCCGCAGCCGTGTCCGTATCAGGGACAATCGGGTTTGTCGGGTTGGTCGTTCCACATGTGATGCGCATATTGTGCGGTCCCGATCATCGTTGGTTGATTCCGTTGTCCTTGTTGGCAGGTGGGGTCTTTCTGACGGGTGCCGATCTGTTGGCCCGAGTGATGTTGGCGCCTCGTGAATTACCGATCGGGGTGGTGACTGCGTTTGTCGGCGCACCGTTTTTCGCATGGTTGTTGAGAAACCATCTCCGTTCCCGCAGAGGGGAGGGATCGTCATGTTAG
- a CDS encoding cob(I)yrinic acid a,c-diamide adenosyltransferase translates to MRIYTRTGDEGKTGVIGGRVDKDDIRVEAYGTIDELNAFVGEAIARMNPEKHADMIRDLTEIQHELFDAGGDLAQVGKKRQYKLTADLVNRLEEWIDRYMAETPEIQRFILPGGSPVSAALHLCRVLARRAERRVVTLCREQETNDEVRRYLNRLSDFFFAIARAANVRDGVSDVEYKRGGQVFR, encoded by the coding sequence ATGCGCATCTATACCCGTACCGGGGATGAAGGAAAAACCGGTGTTATCGGCGGACGGGTCGACAAGGACGACATCCGCGTCGAAGCGTACGGTACGATTGATGAGTTGAATGCGTTTGTCGGTGAGGCGATCGCCCGAATGAACCCGGAGAAACACGCAGACATGATTCGCGATTTGACTGAGATTCAGCACGAACTGTTCGATGCCGGCGGTGATTTGGCGCAGGTGGGAAAAAAGCGGCAGTACAAATTGACGGCCGACCTGGTGAACCGTTTGGAGGAATGGATTGATCGCTACATGGCGGAAACTCCGGAAATTCAACGGTTTATCCTGCCCGGTGGATCGCCAGTATCCGCAGCGCTTCATCTGTGTCGCGTATTGGCACGTCGGGCCGAGCGCCGCGTGGTGACGCTGTGCCGAGAGCAGGAGACCAACGACGAGGTACGCCGTTATTTGAACCGCCTTTCCGACTTTTTCTTCGCCATCGCCCGTGCGGCCAACGTGAGGGATGGAGTGTCCGATGTAGAGTACAAACGGGGCGGACAAGTGTTTCGTTAA
- a CDS encoding heme ABC transporter ATP-binding protein translates to MLAARKVGKHYGERSVLSEVSLNVGPGEMVGIIGPNGSGKTTLLRLLSGEERPDTGTVMWEDRPIADWPVRERARRIALLPQEGLPPLDFTVEEVVMMGRHPHQGWWPWITERDRALVEEILADTDLLSHRWRPVAVLSGGERQRVAIAQAMAQQPRLLLLDEPTTYLDVRHQLSMLDRIVRWKRKDGLSVVIVLHDLNLAAQFCDRLLLLKNGRVIREGTPEQVIQASVIRDAYGIDPVMVRHPSAGVPQVLLQSEEKGFVTTSCGQPLSVSAP, encoded by the coding sequence ATGTTAGCAGCCCGAAAGGTGGGCAAACACTATGGCGAACGCAGTGTGCTGTCCGAAGTCAGTTTGAATGTCGGCCCTGGTGAGATGGTAGGTATCATCGGTCCCAATGGCTCAGGCAAAACCACTTTACTTCGGCTGTTGTCCGGTGAGGAACGCCCCGATACGGGTACCGTGATGTGGGAAGACCGTCCGATCGCGGATTGGCCGGTCAGGGAGCGGGCGCGCCGGATCGCTCTGCTACCCCAGGAAGGGTTGCCCCCGCTTGATTTCACCGTGGAAGAAGTGGTGATGATGGGCCGTCATCCTCACCAGGGTTGGTGGCCGTGGATAACGGAACGGGATCGCGCATTGGTGGAGGAAATTTTGGCCGATACGGATCTGCTTTCGCACCGGTGGCGACCCGTCGCGGTATTGAGCGGCGGTGAGCGGCAACGGGTGGCGATTGCACAGGCGATGGCGCAACAGCCCCGGTTGTTGTTGCTGGATGAGCCCACGACCTATCTGGATGTACGGCATCAGTTGAGCATGCTCGACCGGATTGTGCGGTGGAAACGGAAAGATGGGTTGTCCGTCGTGATCGTGTTACATGATTTGAATTTGGCGGCGCAATTCTGTGACCGGTTATTGTTGCTGAAAAATGGTCGGGTGATTCGGGAGGGGACACCGGAACAGGTGATCCAGGCGTCAGTGATCCGCGATGCGTACGGCATCGATCCGGTGATGGTACGCCATCCGTCCGCCGGCGTGCCGCAGGTATTGCTGCAGTCGGAGGAGAAAGGATTTGTAACCACGTCTTGCGGACAGCCGCTTTCTGTTTCCGCTCCATAA